In the Euphorbia lathyris chromosome 5, ddEupLath1.1, whole genome shotgun sequence genome, one interval contains:
- the LOC136230601 gene encoding uncharacterized protein gives MEEEIKEEFIRSGFALDDEEEILKKCLTFCINYNLKPSDLVSSWEVYYLNRQLDESTVQNDEMDGFLLHLQNEQKEAIIKEEPNLHIYSIKDVDMILNDEGEDLKEVIPSTPPADNSLGFNSDSFDSTIKTNGNGYSSGKPLNHVTPFGQRTDKFVVKFNINNLPDTKDAENDNIHENTEDEIIKRLQPNKKCSLVVHGSGPETGCLFMYDRIEDRFNALENRIKEHAATLLASGLYEEPTDPTAASQRNLFAVGMICCDGEGRLNDKSILLQSSVEHSGGQRVRLDTHNLSQFSVFPGQIVGVEGHNPSGHCLIASKLVDSVPLSPSSAVDLHPAKKQALDQEILLTDSSYTNREISVLIASGPFTTIDNLIFEPLIELLAHARRKPPQLLILLGPFIDSEHPEIKKGTVKRSFDDIFRVEILGRLQDYVEYMGSDARVLLVPSIRDANHDYVFPQPAFEIQPSNLEHQITSLRNPGIFEANQVSVGCCSVDIIKQLSGEEMSRNPADGAVSDRMSRLATHILNQRSFYPLYPPAEDIPLDFSLSPEALHIPSVPDILILPSDMKYFIKVVSLGGRSEGEEQMKCICINPGRLAKGEGGGTFVELNYCGSPDKMNASVIGI, from the exons ATGGAAGAGGAGATTAAAGAAGAATTCATCAGAAGTGGGTTCGCGCTGGATGACGAAGAAGAAATTCTCAAGAAAT GTCTCACTTTCTGTATAAATTACAATCTCAAGCCATCGGATCTTGTTTCAAGCTGGGAGGTTTACTATCTTAATAG GCAGCTAGATGAATCAACCGTACAAAATGATGAAATGGATGGGTTTTTATTGCACCTACAAAATGAACAGAAAGAAGCAATTATTAAAGAGGAACCTAATTTGCACATCTATTCTATCAAAGATGTGGACAT GATTTTGAATGATGAAGGGGAAGATTTAAAAGAAGTTATTCCTAGCACTCCACCAGCAGATAACTCTCTAGGATTCAATTCGGATTCGTTTGATTCAACAATCAAAACAAATGGAAATGGTTATTCTTCTGGAAAACCATTAAATCACGTGACACCTTTTGGACAACGAACAGATAAATTCGTAGTAAAATTTAACATCAATAATCTCCCTGATACAAAAGATGCTGAGAATGACAACATTCATGAGAATACTGAAGATGAAATTATTAAAAGGTTGCAACCAAACAAGAAGTGTTCTTTGGTAGTCCATGGATCTGGGCCAGAGACAGGATGCCTCTTCATGTATGACCGGATTGAAGACAGG TTTAATGCACTTGAAAACCGCATCAAAGAGCATGCAGCTACACTTTTGGCTTCTGGACTCTATGAAGAACCAACTGACCCTACAGCTGCCTCACAG AGAAATTTGTTCGCTGTTGGAATGATCTGTTGCGACGGAGAAGGTCGTTTAAATGACAAGTCAATCTTATTGCAAAGCAG TGTGGAACATTCTGGAGGGCAGCGTGTTCGGCTAGACACTCATAATCTAAGCCAGTTCTCCGTTTTCCCTGGACAG ATTGTAGGTGTTGAAGGTCACAATCCCAGTGGACACTGTTTGATAGCATCAAAACTGGTGGATTCTGTTCCACTATCTCCTAGTTCTGCTGTGGATTTACATCCTGCAAAGAAGCAAGCTTTGGATCAGGAGATATTATTAACTGATTCATCCTACACAAATCGAGAGATATCAGTG CTTATTGCCTCAGGCCCTTTTACTACAATAGACAACTTAATTTTTGAGCCTCTGATAGAACTGCTGGCACATGCTAGGAGAAAGCCACCACAGTTGCTAATACTG CTTGGACCATTTATTGATTCTGAACACCCAGAGATTAAGAAAGGAACAGTTAAGAGGAGCTTTGATGATATATTTCGTGTGGAGATTCTCGGAAGG TTGCAAGACTATGTAGAATATATGGGTTCCGATGCACGTGTGTTATTAGTGCCATCAATACGGGACGCCAACCATGATTACGTTTTCCCACAG CCTGCTTTTGAAATTCAACCATCCAACCTGGAACATCAG ATTACAAGTCTCAGAAATCCTGGCATTTTTGAAGCAAATCAG GTCAGTGTAGGTTGCTGCTCAGTAGATATCATAAAACAGCTTAGTGGCGAGGAGATGTCACGAAATCCAGCAGATGGAGCAGTCAGTGATCGAATGAGTAGACTTGCAACCCATATCCTTAACCAGCGCAG CTTTTATCCGCTATATCCACCAGCAGAAGACATTCCTTTAGATTTTTCACTTTCTCCAGAAGCTTTACATATTCCATCAGTTCCTGATATTCTCATTTTACCTTCAGACATGAAGTACTTCATAAAG GTAGTGTCCCTGGGTGGAAGAAGTGAAGGCGAAGAACAAATGAAGTGCATCTGTATAAACCCGGGAAGACTGGCCAAGGGAGAAGGAGGAGGCACCTTTGTGGAGCTTAACTACTGCGGGAGTCCCGATAAGATGAATGCTTCAGTCATAGGGATATAG
- the LOC136230728 gene encoding lysine histidine transporter 2-like, translating to MVGAGVLSLPYAMASLGWGPGVAILVLSWVITLYTLWQMVEMHEMVPGKRFDRYHELGQHAFGEKLGLWIVVPQQLIVEVGVNIVYMVTGGKSLKKFHDVVCPNCKNIRTTYFIMIFATSHFVLSHLPNFNSITIVSLAAAVMSLSYSTIAWAATLHKGIPPKADYGSKASTTTGAVFNFLSALGDVAFAYAGHNVVLEIQATIPSTPEVPSKIPMWKGVIVAYTVVAICYFPVALVGYWYFGNAVEDNILISLEKPVWLIAMANLFVVVHVIGSYQIYAMPVFDMLETLLVKKLDFKPCFRLRFITRSIYVAFTMFVGICVPFFGGLLGFFGGFAFAPTTYYLPCIMWLAIRKPRRFSLSWCINWVCIVLGVLLTVLAPIGGLRSIIINAKSYEFFS from the exons ATGGTTGGTGCTGGTGTTCTCAGCCTCCCCTATGCCATGGCTTCACTTGGATG GGGTCCAGGAGTGGCTATACTGGTGCTGTCATGGGTGATCACACTCTACACACTGTGGCAGATGGTTGAAATGCATGAAATGGTACCCGGAAAGCGGTTCGACAGGTACCATGAGCTGGGGCAGCATGCATTTGGGGAGAAATTAGGCCTGTGGATTGTGGTTCCACAGCAATTGATTGTTGAAGTTGGAGTTAACATTGTTTATATGGTTACTGGTGGAAAATCATTGAAGAAGTTTCATGATGTGGTTTGCCCCAATTGTAAAAATATTAGAACTACTTATTTCATCATGATTTTTGCTACTAGTCACTTTGTTTTGTCTCATCTTCCTAACTTCAATTCCATCACTATTGTCTCCTTGGCTGCTGCTGTTATGTCCTTGAG TTACTCAACAATAGCATGGGCAGCAACCCTCCACAAGGGGATACCACCAAAGGCAGATTATGGGAGCAAAGCAAGCACAACAACAGGGGCAGTATTCAACTTCTTAAGTGCATTAGGAGATGTAGCATTTGCATATGCAGGACACAATGTTGTACTAGAAATCCAAGCAACAATACCATCAACACCTGAAGTACCTTCAAAGATACCTATGTGGAAAGGAGTAATTGTTGCATACACTGTTGTTGCCATTTGCTATTTCCCTGTTGCTTTGGTTGGTTATTGGTACTTTGGTAATGCTGTGGAAGACAACATTCTCATCTCTTTGGAAAAACCTGTTTGGCTTATTGCTATGGCTAacttgtttgttgttgttcatGTCATTGGAAGCTATCAG ATTTATGCTATGCCAGTGTTCGACATGCTAGAAACTTTATTGGTCAAAAAATTGGATTTCAAACCTTGTTTTAGGCTCCGATTCATTACTCGTTCTATTTACGTCG CATTTACAATGTTTGTTGGAATATGCGTTCCATTCTTTGGTGGTCTACTCGGATTCTTCGGAGGATTTGCTTTTGCCCCAACAACATATTAT cTACCTTGCATTATGTGGCTTGCCATTCGTAAACCCAGGAGATTCAGTTTATCTTGGTGTATAAATTGG GTTTGCATAGTGCTTGGTGTTTTATTAACAGTACTAGCTCCTATAGGTGGATTGAGATCTATCATTATTAATGCCAAGAGTTATGAATTCTTTTcatga
- the LOC136230687 gene encoding 3-oxoacyl-[acyl-carrier-protein] reductase 4 — protein MAASIAGSNIVAFKSAGISSNFGSSGDRRVCQFRQLSSISTRVDQPLPRSGLLHRSRSSFAASGIRAQVATAEQATTDAAQKVESPVVVVTGASRGIGKAVALAFGKAGCKVLVNYARSSKEAEEVSKEIEACGGQALTFGGDVSQEADVEAMMKTAVDAWGTVDILVNNAGITRDTLLMRMKKSQWQDVIDLNLTGVFLCTQAAAKIMMKKRTGRIINIASVVGLVGNVGQANYSAAKAGVIGLTKTVAKEYASRKITVNAIAPGFIASDMTAKLGEDIEKKILGTIPLGRYGQPEEVAGLVEFLALSPAASYITGQVLTIDGGMVM, from the exons ATGGCTGCTTCTATTGCTGGATCGAACATCGTCGCCTTCAAATCGGCTGGAATCTCGTCCAATTTTGGAAGTTCTGGTGACCGTAGAGTATGCCAGTTCCGTCAATTGTCTTCAATTTCTACTCGAGTCGACCAGCCTTTGCCTCGCAGTGGCCTACTTCACAGATCAAGGAGTTCATTTGCTGCTTCAG GCATTAGAGCTCAGGTTGCTACTGCTGAACAAGCAACTACCGATGCAGCTCAGAAGGTGGAATCGCCTGTAGTTGTGGTCACTGGAGCTTCTAGGGGTATTGGTAAAGCAGTTGCATTAGCCTTTGGAAAGGCAGGTTGCAAG GTGTTGGTGAACTACGCCAGGTCATCAAAAGAGGCTGAGGAGGTTTCCAAAGAG ATTGAGGCTTGTGGTGGTCAAGCTCTCACTTTCGGGGGTGATGTCTCACAAGAAGCTGACGTAGAAGCAATGATGAAAACC GCTGTTGATGCGTGGGGAACTGTTGACATACTAGTAAATAATGCAG GAATCACACGTGACACATTGCTGATGAGAATGAAGAAATCTCAGTGGCAGGATGTTATTGATCTGAATCTTACTGGTGTATTCCTTTGTACACAG GCAGCAGCCAAAATCATGATGAAGAAGAGAACG GGAAGAATTATCAACATAGCATCAGTTGTGGGTTTGGTTGGCAATGTTGGGCAAGCCAACTACAGCGCTGCCAAGGCAGGAGTTATTGGACTAACGAAAACTGTTGCAAAGGAATATGCAAGCAGAAAAATCACT GTCAATGCTATTGCCCCAGGATTCATTGCATCCGACATGACTGCCAAACTTGGGGAAGACATTGAAAAGAAAATCTTGGGAACAATACCCTTGG GAAGGTACGGCCAACCGGAAGAAGTTGCTGGACTGGTGGAATTTCTGGCTCTTAGCCCCGCTGCCAGTTACATTACAGGACAG GTGTTAACCATTGATGGAGGAATGGTAATGTAA
- the LOC136230602 gene encoding TLC domain-containing protein At5g14285 — protein MDAALLTPPSLLISFTMFLSIYILAYSVIFRNWDSKQRKEASSSFMSLTHGTPAVIFALSALLDTQNSHTFASSNSNFHNRVLEFSIGYFLIDLLHYIVFFPSDFLFILHHLATLYVLATCRYIVHHGAYGILVLLVLAEATSLCQNIWSIAGFRKTDDPMAARLYEVLSPNFLAFYSVVRGILGPMFMFKMGVFYLSGENRGLVPGWAWISWMVVIVSAILVSVVWVQNHWVRWLRERRRLAQKKVK, from the coding sequence ATGGATGCTGCACTTCTcactcctccaagtttgctcaTTTCCTTCACTATGTTTCTCTCAATTTACATCCTAGCTTACTCTGTGATTTTCAGAAACTGGGATTCAAAGCAGAGAAAAGAAGCTTCAAGCTCTTTCATGTCCTTGACTCATGGAACTCCTGCTGTTATTTTTGCTCTTTCTGCTCTACTTGACACACAAAATTCACATACTTTTGCTTCTTCCAACTCTAATTTCCATAACAGGGTACTTGAATTCAGCATAGGATATTTCTTAATAGACCTTCTTCACTACATAGTTTTCTTTCCTTCTGATTTCTTATTCATTCTTCATCATCTAGCTACACTCTATGTGTTGGCTACTTGTCGATACATAGTTCATCATGGAGCTTATGGGATTCTTGTGCTTCTTGTTCTTGCTGAAGCTACAAGTCTTTGCCAGAACATCTGGAGCATTGCTGGGTTTCGGAAAACTGATGATCCTATGGCTGCTAGATTGTATGAAGTTTTGTCTCCTAATTTCTTAGCTTTTTACTCTGTTGTTAGAGGTATTCTTGGTCCTATGTTTATGTTTAAGATGGGTGTGTTCTATTTGAGTGGGGAAAATAGAGGTTTGGTTCCTGGATGGGCATGGATTTCCTGGATGGTTGTAATTGTATCTGCAATTCTAGTTAGTGTAGTATGGGTTCAAAATCATTGGGTAAGATGGTTAAGAGAGAGAAGGCGGCTAGCGCAGAAGAAAGTAAAATAG
- the LOC136229582 gene encoding uncharacterized protein — protein sequence MPPSYFPLRWESTGDQWWYASPIDFAAANGHYDLVRELLHLDPNLLIKLTSLRRIRRLETVWDDDEQFNDVANCRALVAKKLLLACETNKGHNSLIRAGYGGWLLYTAASAGDVEFIKGLLERDPLLVFGEGEYGVTDILYAAARSKKSDVFRMLLDFSFLRQEIGEEQNQNGSGSGSGSHSYFKQEMMNRAVHAAARGGNLEILKELLGDFCDEFAYRDAQGSTVLHTASGRGQVEVVKALIGSFNFIACADYQGNTALHVAAYRGYLSVAELLIQASPSLISVANNYGDTFLHMAVSGFRTPGFRRVDRQIELMKNLVNGKTVNIQHIINVTNNEGKTALHIAVIENIQSNLVELLMTVPSIDLNIRDVDGMTPLDLLKQRPRTASSEILIKQLISAGGISDCRDSTALSAIASQLRGQGIGMSPGTSFRIPDAEIFLYTGIENASEDSCELTSMDYSTCLSEVSEFNTPNSLNKSSSVNTAARRLKSLLQWPRKKEKKTELADDYSLDSFSLSREDRPVPLRQKFSKLASFSTNRRVLSFRNGLPSPLTRRKFTAGLTQGVIQAMPQFASRAESSSSPRSASSMASPASMDNRKERRIDIAGPLKPSPSLKHKQPSFNKKLMNQYLCFGAQGLAVENPCARQDQRFKHSTSLVA from the exons ATGCCTCCTTCATACTTCCCTCTGCGCTGGGAAAGTACAGGAGATCAATGGTGGTATGCATCCCCAATTGATTTTGCAGCAGCAAATGGTCATTATGATTTAGTAAGAGAGCTACTCCATCTTGATCCAAATCTCCTCATCAAGCTCACTTCACTCCGCAGAATTCGCCGCCTTGAAACGGTGTGGGATGATGATGAacagttcaatgatgttgccaATTGCAGAGCTCTGGTAGCCAAAAAACTACTCCTCGCCTGTGAAACAAATAAAGGTCATAATTCCCTTATCAGAGCTGGCTATGGAGGTTGGCTCTTGTACACTGCTGCATCAGCTGGAGATGTGGAATTCATTAAGGGTTTGTTAGAGAGAGACCCTCTTCTTGTGTTTGGTGAAGGTGAATATGGTGTTACTGATATTCTTTATGCTGCAGCTAGGAGTAAGAAGTCTGATGTTTTTAGAATGCTGCTTGATTTCTCATTTTTGAGGCAAGAAATTGGGGAGGAGCAGAATCAGAATGGAAGTGGAAGTGGAAGTGGAAGTCATTCTTATTTTAAGCAGGAAATGATGAATAGAGCAGTTCATGCTGCTGCTAGAGGTGGAAATTTGGAGATTCTTAAAGAGCTTTTGGGGGATTTTTGTGATGAGTTTGCTTACAGAGATGCTCAAGGGTCTACTGTTTTACATACTGCCTCTGGTAGAGGGCAGGTTGAG GTAGTGAAGGCTCTAATAGGATCCTTCAATTTCATCGCCTGCGCGGATTACCAAGGAAACACAGCGTTGCACGTAGCTGCTTATCGGGGTTACTTATCTGTGGCAGAACTTCTAATACAAGCATCTCCATCGCTGATCTCTGTCGCAAACAACTACGGGGATACTTTTCTCCATATGGCAGTCTCAGGTTTCCGAACCCCTGGCTTTCGGAGAGTGGATAGGCAGATTGAGCTCATGAAGAACCTAGTGAATGGCAAGACTGTGAACATCCAACATATCATCAACGTGACGAATAATGAAGGAAAAACAGCTCTTCACATAGCTGTCATCGAGAACATTCAATCGAATCTCGTAGAACTTCTCATGACTGTGCCATCAATCGATTTGAACATTCGTGATGTTGACGGAATGACTCCATTAGATCTCCTCAAGCAAAGGCCTAGAACAGCATCATCCGAAATCTTGATCAAGCAGTTGATTTCAGCTGGAGGGATCTCCGATTGTCGCGATAGTACGGCTCTAAGTGCTATTGCTTCCCAGTTAAGAGGGCAGGGCATAGGAATGAGTCCTGGCACATCTTTCAGAATTCCTGATGCTGAGATATTCTTGTACACCGGGATCGAAAATGCATCCGAAGATAGTTGTGAGCTAACAAGCATGGATTACAGCACATGTTTGAGTGAAGTAAGTGAATTCAACACACCTAACTCGTTGAACAAGTCATCGTCTGTGAACACCGCGGCCAGGCGCCTAAAGTCCTTGCTGCAATGGccgagaaagaaagagaaaaaaaccGAGTTGGCAGACGATTACTCTTTAGACTCATTCAGTTTATCCCGGGAAGACCGTCCGGTTCCACTGAGGCAGAAATTCTCAAAACTAGCATCTTTTTCTACTAACAGAAGGGTACTTTCTTTTCGAAACGGTCTTCCAAGTCCATTAACCAGAAGAAAGTTTACTGCAGGGCTAACTCAAGGTGTGATTCAGGCAATGCCACAATTCGCATCTCGAGCTGAATCATCTTCGAGTCCTCGCTCCGCATCATCAATGGCGTCGCCTGCTTCGATGGACAATAGAAAGGAAAGGCGTATTGATATTGCAGGACCGTTGAAACCGAGTCCGTCTTTGAAGCATAAACAACCATCTTTCAATAAGAAGCTGATGAATCAGTACTTGTGTTTCGGTGCACAAGGTCTGGCGGTTGAAAATCCGTGCGCACGGCAAGATCAGAGGTTCAAACATTCCACTTCTCTAGTTGCTTGA